The following are encoded in a window of Methylocystis rosea genomic DNA:
- a CDS encoding GDCCVxC domain-containing (seleno)protein: MQLVSTITCPSCGHQSAETMPTDACQFFYECKGCGTLLRPKAGDCCVFCSYGDVPCPPIQEAKEHGRAAGCCSGAPLA; the protein is encoded by the coding sequence GTGCAACTGGTCTCGACGATAACCTGCCCATCTTGCGGCCACCAATCGGCTGAAACGATGCCAACGGATGCCTGCCAGTTCTTCTACGAGTGCAAGGGCTGCGGGACGTTACTCAGGCCGAAGGCTGGGGATTGTTGCGTCTTCTGCTCTTATGGCGACGTGCCATGTCCGCCAATTCAGGAGGCGAAAGAGCATGGCCGCGCCGCCGGATGCTGCTCGGGTGCACCCCTCGCATAA